One segment of Streptomyces sp. NBC_00576 DNA contains the following:
- a CDS encoding nucleotidyltransferase family protein: MTEKPDQVPDQMAGLLLAAGGGRRLGGRPKALLEHRGRLLIEHAADALRAAGCGPVHVVLGARADDVRKLAVLPGCVLVDNPEWAEGMGSSLRAGLASLRGTGARACLVSLVDQPGIGPEAMARVLAAYTSEESLAAASYDGKRGHPVLFGSAHWAGVAAAAVGDRGARDYLRAHDDAITLVECGDVALPYDIDTPTDLDRLE, from the coding sequence ATGACGGAGAAACCGGACCAGGTGCCGGACCAGATGGCAGGGCTGCTGCTCGCAGCGGGAGGGGGTCGACGGCTCGGCGGGCGGCCCAAAGCCCTGCTCGAGCACCGCGGACGCCTTCTCATCGAACACGCGGCCGATGCCCTGCGCGCGGCGGGCTGCGGCCCGGTACATGTCGTCCTGGGGGCGCGGGCCGACGACGTACGGAAGCTGGCCGTCCTGCCCGGGTGCGTCCTGGTGGACAACCCGGAGTGGGCGGAGGGCATGGGGTCCTCGCTGCGGGCTGGGCTGGCGTCCCTGCGCGGCACGGGAGCCCGCGCCTGCCTCGTCTCGCTGGTCGACCAGCCGGGCATCGGACCGGAGGCCATGGCTCGCGTCCTCGCCGCGTACACCTCCGAGGAGTCCCTGGCGGCGGCCTCGTACGACGGAAAACGCGGGCATCCGGTGCTGTTCGGCTCGGCCCACTGGGCGGGCGTAGCGGCGGCCGCGGTCGGCGACCGCGGCGCCCGCGACTATCTCAGGGCCCACGACGACGCGATCACCCTCGTCGAGTGCGGTGACGTGGCCCTGCCGTACGACATCGACACGCCGACCGACCTGGACCGCCTGGAGTGA
- the aceB gene encoding malate synthase A: protein MSAPAPSPLAIVDAEPLPRQEEVLTDAALAFVAELHRRFTPRRDELLARRAERRAEIARTSTLDFLPETAAIRADDSWRVAPSPAALNDRRVEITGPTDRKMTINALNSGAKIWLADFEDASAPTWENVVLGQVNLADAYTRNIDFTDPKSSKSYALKADAELATVVMRPRGWHLNERHLQLDGEQVPGALVDFGLYFFHNAQRLIDLGKGPYFYLPKTESHLEARLWNDVFVFAQDYVGIPQGTVRATVLIETITAAYEMEEILYELRDHASGLNAGRWDYLFSIVKNFRDGGAKFVLPDRNAVTMTAPFMRAYTELLVRTCHKRGAHAIGGMAAFIPSRRDEEVNKVAFEKVKADKDREAGDGFDGSWVAHPDLVPIAMASFDAVLGDRPNQKDRLREDVHVEAADLIAVDSLKASPTYDGLVNAVQVGIRYIEAWLRGLGAVAIFNLMEDAATAEISRSQIWQWINAGVEFEHAGSTVTATPELARKVAAEELADIRAEIGEEAFAAGHWQQAHDLLLTVALDDDYADFLTLPAYEQLNG, encoded by the coding sequence ATGTCCGCACCAGCGCCGTCCCCGCTGGCCATCGTCGACGCCGAGCCCCTGCCCCGGCAGGAGGAGGTGCTCACCGACGCGGCACTCGCCTTCGTGGCCGAACTGCACAGGCGGTTCACGCCCCGGCGTGACGAGCTCCTCGCGCGCCGTGCGGAGCGCCGCGCCGAGATCGCCCGCACCTCGACCCTGGACTTCCTCCCCGAGACGGCCGCGATCCGCGCCGACGACTCGTGGCGGGTCGCGCCCTCCCCCGCGGCCCTGAACGACCGGCGCGTCGAGATCACCGGCCCGACCGACCGCAAGATGACGATCAACGCCCTCAACTCGGGCGCGAAGATCTGGCTGGCGGACTTCGAGGACGCCTCGGCGCCGACCTGGGAGAACGTGGTCCTCGGTCAGGTCAACCTGGCCGACGCCTACACGCGGAACATCGACTTCACCGACCCGAAGAGCAGCAAGTCGTACGCCCTCAAGGCCGATGCCGAACTCGCGACCGTTGTCATGCGGCCCCGCGGCTGGCACCTCAACGAGCGCCATCTCCAGCTCGACGGGGAGCAGGTGCCCGGCGCCCTCGTCGACTTCGGTCTCTACTTCTTCCACAACGCGCAGCGGCTCATCGACCTCGGCAAGGGCCCGTACTTCTACCTCCCCAAGACCGAGTCGCACCTCGAAGCCCGCCTGTGGAACGACGTGTTCGTCTTCGCGCAGGACTACGTCGGCATCCCGCAGGGCACCGTCCGCGCGACCGTCCTCATCGAGACGATCACGGCCGCGTACGAGATGGAGGAGATCCTCTACGAACTCCGCGACCACGCCTCGGGGTTGAACGCGGGCCGCTGGGACTATCTGTTCTCCATCGTCAAGAACTTCCGTGACGGCGGCGCCAAGTTCGTCCTCCCGGACCGCAACGCCGTGACGATGACAGCCCCGTTCATGCGCGCCTACACCGAACTCCTCGTCCGCACCTGCCACAAGCGCGGCGCGCACGCGATCGGCGGCATGGCGGCGTTCATCCCGTCCCGGCGCGACGAAGAGGTCAACAAGGTCGCCTTCGAGAAGGTCAAGGCCGACAAGGACCGTGAGGCCGGTGACGGTTTCGACGGCTCCTGGGTCGCCCACCCGGACCTCGTCCCGATCGCCATGGCCTCCTTCGACGCGGTCCTCGGCGACCGGCCGAACCAGAAGGACCGCCTGCGCGAGGACGTCCACGTCGAGGCCGCCGATCTGATCGCCGTCGACTCGCTCAAGGCCAGTCCGACGTACGACGGACTGGTCAACGCCGTGCAGGTCGGCATCCGTTACATCGAGGCGTGGCTGCGTGGGCTCGGCGCGGTCGCCATCTTCAACCTCATGGAGGACGCGGCCACCGCGGAGATCTCCCGCTCGCAGATCTGGCAGTGGATCAACGCGGGTGTCGAGTTCGAGCACGCGGGAAGCACCGTGACGGCCACCCCGGAGCTGGCCCGCAAGGTCGCCGCCGAGGAACTCGCCGACATCCGCGCCGAGATCGGCGAGGAGGCTTTCGCGGCCGGCCACTGGCAGCAGGCCCACGACCTGCTCCTCACGGTCGCCCTCGACGACGACTACGCGGACTTCCTGACCCTGCCGGCGTACGAGCAGCTCAACGGCTAG
- a CDS encoding SelT/SelW/SelH family protein has translation MTDTQTVEIEMDAVHRVEIEYCTQCRWLPRAAWLAQELLTTFETELTELSLRPGTGGVFVVRVNDEVVWDRREQGFPEPTAVKRLVRDRVAPDKSLGHSEK, from the coding sequence ATGACGGACACACAGACGGTGGAGATCGAGATGGACGCCGTGCACCGCGTGGAGATCGAGTACTGCACCCAGTGCCGCTGGCTGCCCCGCGCCGCCTGGCTGGCGCAGGAACTCCTCACGACCTTCGAGACCGAGCTGACGGAACTGTCCCTCAGGCCCGGCACCGGGGGCGTCTTCGTCGTACGCGTGAACGACGAGGTGGTCTGGGACCGGCGCGAGCAGGGCTTCCCCGAGCCGACGGCGGTGAAGCGGCTCGTACGCGACCGAGTGGCCCCGGACAAGTCCCTGGGCCACTCGGAGAAGTAA
- a CDS encoding HipA family kinase, which translates to MMREVTATRYIEPLRAGGSVPGVVEADDLGTYVVKFTGSAQGRKALVAEVVVGELARALGLRFPELVLVHFDPATGAHEPHQEVQDLLHASAGLNLGMDYLPGAKDFTPETAASFDVDPLEAGRIVWLDALTVNVDRTTHSSNLMVWPTFGIAPPRLWLIDHGAALVFHHRWDLSAPEKAYDFRRHALGRYAPDTRAADAELAPRVTRELLREVLAEVPDAWLEVEGNFTTPDEVRDAYVTYLHARVQASESWLPTDFPGHEELAAEDARRAAKTQRDRPNWLKRVPDLHGKPAAEQDWSVHLG; encoded by the coding sequence ATGATGAGAGAGGTCACCGCGACCCGCTACATCGAACCTCTGCGGGCGGGTGGCTCCGTGCCCGGCGTCGTCGAGGCCGACGACCTGGGGACGTATGTCGTGAAGTTCACCGGCTCGGCGCAGGGCCGCAAGGCGCTGGTCGCCGAGGTGGTCGTCGGGGAACTTGCCCGCGCCCTGGGGCTGCGCTTCCCCGAGCTGGTCCTCGTCCACTTCGACCCGGCCACCGGCGCCCACGAGCCCCACCAGGAGGTCCAGGACCTGCTGCACGCCAGCGCCGGCCTCAACCTCGGCATGGACTACCTGCCGGGCGCGAAGGACTTCACCCCGGAGACGGCGGCCTCCTTCGACGTCGATCCACTGGAGGCGGGCCGGATCGTCTGGCTGGACGCCCTCACCGTCAACGTGGACCGTACGACGCACAGCTCGAACCTGATGGTCTGGCCCACGTTCGGCATCGCACCGCCGCGCCTGTGGCTGATCGACCATGGCGCAGCCCTCGTCTTCCACCACAGGTGGGACCTGTCGGCACCGGAGAAGGCCTACGACTTCCGCCGCCACGCCCTCGGCCGCTACGCCCCGGACACCCGCGCCGCCGACGCCGAACTGGCGCCCCGCGTGACGCGGGAGCTGCTGCGCGAGGTGCTGGCCGAGGTACCGGACGCCTGGCTGGAGGTCGAGGGGAACTTCACGACCCCCGACGAGGTCCGGGACGCCTACGTGACGTACCTCCACGCGCGCGTGCAGGCATCGGAGTCCTGGCTGCCCACCGATTTCCCCGGCCACGAGGAACTGGCCGCCGAGGACGCCCGACGTGCGGCGAAGACACAGCGAGACCGGCCGAACTGGCTCAAGCGGGTCCCCGACCTGCACGGCAAACCGGCGGCGGAACAGGATTGGTCGGTGCATCTCGGATGA
- a CDS encoding cytochrome P450 has translation MTRDHRAPHEAHVGFGFGPHYCLGAALAHQETAVALDTLFDRFPGLALAVPPSALERQSFPGAWRLKSLPVRL, from the coding sequence ATCACCCGGGACCACCGCGCACCGCACGAGGCACACGTCGGGTTCGGCTTCGGCCCGCACTACTGCCTGGGCGCCGCCCTGGCTCACCAGGAGACCGCGGTCGCCCTCGACACCCTGTTCGACCGCTTCCCCGGCCTCGCCCTCGCCGTACCGCCGTCCGCGTTGGAACGGCAGTCCTTCCCGGGCGCCTGGCGTCTGAAGAGCCTGCCGGTCCGCCTCTGA
- the car(A) gene encoding ABC-F type ribosomal protection protein Car(A) gives MSTAQLALHDITKRYQDHVVLDRIGFTIKPGEKVGVIGDNGTGKSTLIKLIAGREQPDNGALTVVAPGGVGYLAQTLELSLDATVQDAVDLALADLRELEEGMRRVEAELAERPYQAGQDPELAGLLESYAALVDRYQARGGYEADSRVEIALHGLGLPGLDRGRRLGTLSGGERSRLALAATLASEPELLLLDEPTNDLDDRAVGWLEEHLRKHRGTVVAVTHDRLFLDRLTTTILEIDSGKVVRYGNGYEGYLAAKAAERQRRLLEYEQWSAELDRSRGLIASNVARLDAIPRKLPFAIFGAGQFRMRGRGHGAMVRIRNAKERVARLTENPVAPPPEPLTFTAEITTEAAQQETVAELTGVRVGDRLGIDSLRLGSGERLLITGPNGAGKTTLLRVLSGELSPDSGSVRVSGRVGHLRQEQMPWQQGMTVLQAFSSGRVGHLDEHTEALLSLGLFSPDDLRHRVQDLSYGQRRRIELARLVTEPVDLLLLDEPTNHLSPALVEELEEALTGYQGTVVVVTHDRRMRSRFNGAHLTLRNGHVAEFTTA, from the coding sequence GTGTCGACAGCGCAACTCGCTCTGCATGACATCACCAAGCGTTACCAGGACCACGTCGTACTCGACCGGATCGGCTTCACGATCAAGCCGGGCGAGAAGGTCGGTGTCATCGGGGACAACGGAACCGGAAAGTCCACGCTGATCAAGCTCATCGCCGGGCGGGAACAACCGGACAACGGTGCACTGACGGTGGTCGCGCCCGGTGGCGTCGGCTATCTGGCCCAGACACTGGAGCTGTCGTTGGACGCCACGGTCCAGGACGCCGTGGATCTGGCCCTGGCCGACCTGCGGGAGCTGGAGGAGGGTATGCGCCGGGTCGAGGCCGAGCTGGCGGAAAGGCCGTACCAGGCGGGCCAGGACCCCGAACTCGCCGGCCTCCTGGAAAGTTACGCCGCGCTGGTGGACCGGTACCAGGCCCGGGGCGGCTACGAGGCCGACTCCCGCGTGGAGATTGCGCTGCACGGGCTCGGGCTGCCCGGGCTGGACCGCGGCCGGAGGCTGGGCACTCTGTCCGGTGGCGAGCGGTCGCGCCTCGCCCTGGCCGCGACTCTGGCCTCGGAGCCCGAGTTGCTGTTGCTGGACGAGCCGACCAACGACCTGGACGACCGGGCGGTGGGCTGGCTGGAGGAACACCTGCGCAAGCACCGCGGCACGGTTGTGGCGGTCACCCATGACCGGCTCTTCCTCGACCGGCTCACCACCACGATCCTGGAGATCGACTCCGGAAAGGTGGTGCGCTACGGCAACGGCTACGAGGGCTACCTGGCGGCCAAGGCAGCGGAACGGCAGCGCAGGCTGCTGGAGTACGAGCAGTGGAGCGCCGAACTGGACCGCAGCCGCGGGCTGATCGCGTCCAACGTGGCGCGCCTGGACGCCATCCCGCGCAAGCTGCCCTTCGCCATCTTCGGCGCCGGACAGTTCCGCATGCGCGGGCGGGGCCACGGGGCGATGGTGCGGATCCGCAACGCCAAGGAACGAGTCGCGCGGCTGACCGAGAACCCGGTCGCGCCGCCGCCCGAGCCGCTCACCTTCACCGCGGAGATCACCACCGAGGCCGCACAGCAGGAGACGGTGGCCGAACTCACCGGTGTCCGGGTCGGGGACCGGCTCGGCATCGACTCCCTGCGCCTCGGGTCCGGTGAACGGCTGCTGATCACCGGACCCAACGGGGCAGGCAAGACGACGCTGCTGCGGGTGCTCTCCGGAGAGCTGTCACCTGACAGCGGATCGGTGCGGGTGTCGGGCCGGGTGGGACACCTGCGGCAGGAACAGATGCCGTGGCAGCAAGGGATGACCGTCCTTCAGGCGTTCAGCAGCGGGCGGGTCGGCCACCTCGACGAGCACACCGAGGCGCTGCTCTCTCTCGGGTTGTTCAGCCCGGACGACCTGCGGCACAGGGTGCAGGACCTGTCGTACGGTCAGCGGCGGCGCATCGAGCTCGCCCGGCTGGTGACCGAGCCGGTCGACCTGCTGCTGCTGGACGAACCCACCAACCATCTCTCGCCCGCGCTCGTCGAGGAACTGGAGGAGGCACTGACCGGCTATCAGGGGACGGTCGTCGTCGTCACCCACGACCGGCGCATGCGGTCCCGCTTCAACGGCGCCCATCTGACGCTGCGGAACGGGCACGTCGCCGAGTTCACCACCGCCTGA
- the hflX gene encoding GTPase HflX — translation MTHPEGSAARQQRADALMDEQLMSDPDSFDGEQYDREERAALRRVAGLSTELADVTEVEYRQLRLERVVLVGVWMSGSADEAESSLAELAALAETAGALVCDGVIQRRQKPDPATYIGSGKAAELREIVEETGADTVVCDGELSPSQLVHLEDVVRVKVVDRTALILDIFAQHAKSREGKAQVALAQMEYMLPRLRGWGQSMSRQMGGGGGGGGGMATRGPGETKIETDRRQIHERMARLRREIAQLKTGRDIKREERRRNKVLSVALAGYTNAGKSSLLNRLTGAGVLVENALFATLDTTVRRAETPSGRSYTIADTVGFVRHLPHHLVEAFRSTIEEVADAHLVLHVVDGSHPEPEAQLASVREVLAEVGAGGIREVVVVNKADAADPDVLSRLLEAEPGSIAVSARTGDGIEALRDFIDILLPRPEVEVEAMVPYTEGGLVSRAHREGEVLSAEHTDQGTLLKARVGPELASALRAYPQP, via the coding sequence ATGACCCACCCCGAAGGTTCCGCCGCACGTCAGCAGCGGGCGGACGCCCTGATGGACGAACAACTCATGTCGGATCCCGACAGCTTCGACGGTGAGCAGTACGACCGCGAGGAGCGGGCCGCGCTGCGCCGGGTCGCCGGACTCTCCACCGAACTCGCCGACGTCACCGAGGTCGAGTACCGCCAATTGCGCCTGGAGCGTGTCGTACTCGTCGGAGTCTGGATGTCGGGCTCCGCAGACGAAGCCGAGAGCTCACTCGCCGAGTTGGCGGCGTTGGCGGAGACGGCGGGCGCCTTGGTGTGCGACGGGGTCATCCAACGGCGGCAGAAGCCCGACCCGGCGACCTACATCGGATCGGGCAAGGCCGCTGAACTGCGGGAGATCGTGGAGGAGACCGGTGCCGACACGGTCGTCTGCGACGGGGAGCTCAGCCCGAGCCAGCTGGTCCACCTCGAGGACGTCGTACGCGTCAAGGTGGTGGACCGTACCGCGCTGATCCTGGACATCTTCGCGCAGCACGCGAAGTCGCGTGAGGGCAAGGCCCAGGTGGCGCTGGCGCAGATGGAGTACATGCTGCCGAGGCTGCGCGGCTGGGGCCAGTCGATGTCCCGTCAGATGGGCGGCGGTGGCGGGGGCGGGGGCGGCATGGCGACCCGCGGACCCGGTGAGACGAAGATCGAGACCGACCGGCGGCAGATCCACGAACGGATGGCCCGACTCCGCCGGGAAATCGCCCAGTTGAAGACCGGACGGGACATCAAGCGCGAGGAGCGGCGGCGCAACAAGGTGCTGTCGGTCGCCCTGGCGGGTTACACCAACGCCGGCAAGTCCTCCCTGCTGAACCGGCTCACCGGCGCCGGAGTGCTGGTGGAGAACGCGCTGTTCGCCACCCTGGACACGACCGTGCGCCGGGCGGAGACCCCGAGCGGCCGTTCCTACACCATCGCCGACACCGTCGGCTTCGTACGGCACCTTCCGCACCACCTCGTCGAGGCGTTCCGCTCGACCATCGAAGAGGTGGCGGACGCGCACCTGGTGCTGCACGTCGTGGACGGCTCGCACCCGGAACCTGAGGCGCAACTCGCCTCCGTTCGGGAGGTCCTGGCGGAGGTCGGCGCGGGCGGGATCAGGGAGGTCGTGGTCGTCAACAAGGCGGACGCTGCCGACCCGGACGTGCTGTCCCGGCTGCTCGAGGCGGAACCGGGCTCGATCGCGGTCTCCGCGCGAACCGGAGACGGTATCGAGGCACTGCGGGACTTCATCGACATCCTGCTGCCGCGGCCCGAGGTGGAGGTCGAGGCCATGGTGCCCTACACCGAGGGCGGCCTGGTTTCGCGGGCCCATCGGGAGGGCGAGGTGCTGTCCGCCGAGCACACAGATCAGGGCACCCTGCTGAAGGCGAGGGTGGGGCCGGAACTGGCGTCCGCTCTGCGGGCCTACCCCCAGCCGTGA